The following coding sequences lie in one Candidatus Dormiibacterota bacterium genomic window:
- a CDS encoding FixH family protein, with product MKQVVTSLALVFLVACSASPAIRVAFNPDPPRLGTQTLTVTLKEGDTPVKGAEVSVATVMPAMAMSGPAVTASDNGDGTYTAHLSLQYATRWVFEITASATGKTTHAQITRDVR from the coding sequence ATGAAACAGGTTGTCACGTCACTTGCTCTCGTTTTTCTCGTCGCGTGCAGCGCGAGCCCGGCGATTCGCGTTGCGTTCAACCCGGACCCGCCCCGCCTCGGAACGCAAACGCTCACCGTCACGCTCAAAGAGGGCGACACGCCCGTAAAAGGAGCGGAGGTTAGCGTGGCTACGGTGATGCCGGCAATGGCGATGTCCGGTCCTGCGGTTACGGCGAGCGACAATGGAGATGGAACGTATACGGCGCACCTGTCGCTGCAGTACGCCACGCGCTGGGTCTTCGAAATCACGGCCTCTGCTACCGGCAAGACCACGCACGCTCAGATCACCCGTGACGTGCGGTAA